In Haematobia irritans isolate KBUSLIRL chromosome 1, ASM5000362v1, whole genome shotgun sequence, a genomic segment contains:
- the LOC142242917 gene encoding uncharacterized protein LOC142242917, which translates to MDSLEKAISEKHRVIVQLNKSGSQNASHSKLTLVQVRARPEMTDSCVALGYNTLQVNKKPSSQISNLTSPKIKLHFDCVGNGFDANTKSEMSSMISQLLLNHHNCCMIRCVANRESSAAVLNHLLVCEVDKRLQTAQLSLSCIQCEYYDIRKFDIVNLLGRPSRAKKFLSTMDLQRWLNGEYQNLVAGCQGHECLDFLFTYADRRRVMYQVKFSYMQIIATKLDSEGKVCLNQCLENITIRPRGSTSMLVDTIRDYYSPDQEMQIWMFFEIPVQHRSSTNGAGDIMDDMLEFAKAAYTGFNTKRMDTCVGVCSEI; encoded by the coding sequence atggattctTTGGAAAAAGCTATATCGGAAAAACATCGTGTAATTGTCCAGTTGAATAAATCCGGTTCCCAAAATGCCTCACACTCCAAACTGACTTTGGTTCAGGTACGAGCTAGACCTGAAATGACAGATTCCTGTGTGGCTCTGGGCTACAATACACTACAGGTCAATAAAAAACCCTCATCTCAAATATCCAATCTGACATCGCCCAAAATCAAACTTCATTTTGATTGTGTTGGCAATGGTTTCGATGCTAATACCAAATCGGAAATGTCTTCCATGATAAGTCAGTTACTACTAAATCATCACAATTGTTGTATGATTCGTTGTGTCGCAAATCGAGAATCATCAGCGGCAGTTCTCAATCATTTATTGGTCTGTGAAGTCGATAAACGATTGCAGACGGCCCAGTTGAGCCTTAGTTGCATACAATGTGAGTACTATGATATTCGGAAATTTGATATTGTCAATCTGCTCGGAAGACCCTCCAGGGCAAAGAAATTTCTTAGTACCATGGATTTGCAACGTTGGTTGAATGGTGAATATCAAAATTTGGTAGCAGGATGTCAAGGCCATGAATGCTTAGATTTCCTTTTTACCTATGCCGATAGGCGAAGGGTAATGTATCAAGTGAAATTCTCTTATATGCAAATTATTGCAACAAAATTGGATTCCGAaggaaaagtttgtctaaatcaATGTTTGGAGAATATAACCATACGGCCCCGAGGAAGTACTTCAATGCTGGTGGATACAATACGAGATTATTATTCCCCTGATCAAGAAATGCAAATTTGGATGTTCTTTGAAATACCAGTTCAACATAGATCCTCAACAAATGGGGCCGGTGATATTATGGATGATATGCTCGAGTTTGCCAAAGCTGCCTACACTGGTTTCAATACAAAGCGTATGGATACATGTGTAGGAGTTTGTTCGGAAATTTAA